A region from the Nostoc punctiforme PCC 73102 genome encodes:
- a CDS encoding type II toxin-antitoxin system VapC family toxin, translated as MNKVLCLDTSVLMAYLVPDENEPLADNLVLEAVVGHTRLVIPSFAWAEVGSVLRKKVRMGLLTIEEAEGCYLDFCNLPIDYINEQLLRVRAWEIAEQYQLPTLYDAAFLACAEGEQGEFWTADKVLLNKLLPLPAYVNQLGL; from the coding sequence GTGAATAAAGTCCTATGCTTGGATACAAGCGTTCTTATGGCCTATCTTGTACCTGATGAAAATGAACCATTAGCAGATAATCTCGTGCTGGAAGCAGTTGTGGGACATACACGTTTAGTTATTCCCAGCTTTGCTTGGGCAGAAGTAGGCTCAGTATTACGTAAGAAAGTCAGGATGGGTTTACTGACAATAGAAGAAGCAGAAGGCTGTTATCTAGATTTTTGTAATCTACCCATAGATTACATTAACGAGCAGTTGCTCAGAGTCAGAGCTTGGGAAATTGCAGAACAATATCAACTACCAACGCTCTATGATGCCGCATTTTTAGCTTGTGCTGAGGGTGAACAAGGTGAGTTCTGGACGGCTGACAAGGTGCTATTAAATAAACTATTGCCACTACCAGCTTATGTCAATCAGCTAGGACTCTAG
- a CDS encoding YlcI/YnfO family protein — translation MEREAVTIRFPISLLSKAKHLKDGSESFNELVVEAVEREVKRRQAIVTHQSIVARRAKIKARTGVHPDVNVFIHSLREGDMRSE, via the coding sequence ATGGAACGTGAAGCAGTTACAATCCGGTTTCCTATTTCTCTGTTAAGCAAAGCAAAACATCTTAAAGATGGCTCAGAGTCATTCAATGAGCTAGTAGTTGAAGCAGTGGAACGAGAGGTTAAACGACGACAGGCTATTGTTACTCATCAGAGCATCGTAGCCAGACGTGCCAAAATCAAGGCTAGAACTGGCGTACACCCAGATGTGAATGTTTTCATTCATAGCCTCAGAGAAGGGGATATGCGAAGTGAATAA
- a CDS encoding type A2 lanthipeptide: MSTPNENQNPKQASDYIEINEDGELVVKDPKLAESLQELTPEELEQIAGGDNGNCNCNVKQR; the protein is encoded by the coding sequence ATGTCTACCCCAAACGAAAATCAAAACCCTAAACAGGCAAGTGACTATATCGAAATTAATGAAGATGGAGAACTAGTAGTTAAAGATCCTAAATTAGCAGAGTCACTTCAAGAGCTAACTCCTGAAGAACTTGAGCAGATTGCTGGTGGAGATAATGGCAATTGTAACTGTAATGTAAAACAAAGATAA
- a CDS encoding type A2 lanthipeptide gives MSNPNENQSPKQVSDYIGINENGELVVTDPKLAESLQELSTEELEQIAGGVLPTNGTCTNNGCGKAVLESDESASLP, from the coding sequence ATGTCTAATCCAAACGAAAATCAAAGCCCTAAACAGGTAAGTGACTATATCGGAATTAATGAAAATGGGGAGTTAGTGGTTACAGATCCTAAATTAGCAGAGTCACTTCAAGAATTAAGTACTGAAGAACTTGAGCAGATTGCTGGTGGTGTCCTACCCACTAATGGTACTTGTACTAATAATGGATGTGGCAAAGCTGTACTAGAATCAGATGAATCAGCTTCTCTTCCGTAA
- a CDS encoding radical SAM protein, whose protein sequence is MTVTILHEANSIDTDYVKRARLISDKFLELIILPTEQCNFRCTYCYEDFSIGRMQPETIAGIKAILDKRCPNLSYLNLAWFGGEPLVAKNIVLDISEYALSLVSKYPHLHYSSNMTTNGYLLDLNTASALANVGVTKYQISLDGPREIHNQSRIRADGKSTFERIWTNLLAIRDSSLPIYINLRLHFTIDTVKLIDPLLEDIKREFLPDSRFSVYFKSIERLGGTNDASIKIYSESEKNTAIKTLEAKLFGEKLQSPQNATLPDDYVCYASRPNSLVIRANGSVGKCTVALSDERNNIGTLRTDGRLDLIPGRFAPWVRGIQTLDPDVLGCPLVSLPTSDEIATNLQTKALAV, encoded by the coding sequence ATGACTGTAACAATTTTGCACGAAGCTAATTCTATTGATACTGATTATGTCAAGCGTGCGCGATTAATATCTGATAAGTTTCTTGAATTAATTATCTTACCAACAGAACAGTGCAATTTTCGCTGTACCTATTGTTATGAAGATTTTTCAATAGGGCGGATGCAGCCGGAGACGATAGCAGGGATTAAAGCTATCCTTGATAAACGATGCCCAAATTTAAGTTATTTAAATTTAGCCTGGTTTGGTGGAGAGCCACTTGTTGCCAAAAATATTGTATTAGATATTTCTGAATATGCTTTGTCTCTAGTATCCAAGTATCCCCATCTCCATTATTCAAGTAATATGACCACAAATGGTTACTTATTGGATCTGAATACAGCTTCTGCCTTAGCCAATGTGGGAGTTACAAAATACCAAATTTCTCTTGATGGCCCTCGAGAAATCCACAACCAAAGTCGTATTCGTGCTGATGGAAAAAGTACATTTGAACGAATTTGGACTAATTTACTAGCAATTCGTGATAGTTCATTACCAATTTATATAAATCTGCGTCTGCACTTCACCATAGATACAGTAAAGCTTATCGACCCACTACTAGAGGATATCAAAAGAGAATTTTTGCCTGATTCAAGGTTTTCTGTTTACTTCAAATCTATTGAACGTCTTGGTGGTACTAATGATGCTTCAATCAAAATTTATTCAGAGAGTGAAAAAAATACAGCTATCAAAACTCTTGAAGCAAAGTTATTTGGTGAGAAATTGCAATCACCACAGAATGCTACCTTGCCAGACGACTATGTTTGTTATGCATCACGTCCCAACTCTTTAGTAATTCGTGCCAACGGTTCTGTTGGTAAATGTACAGTAGCCCTTTCTGATGAACGCAACAATATTGGCACTTTACGGACAGATGGTCGGCTTGATCTCATACCAGGTCGTTTTGCTCCTTGGGTTCGTGGAATTCAAACCCTCGATCCTGATGTATTAGGTTGTCCTCTCGTTTCTTTGCCAACAAGTGATGAAATAGCGACTAATTTACAAACAAAAGCACTTGCTGTATAG
- a CDS encoding NHLP bacteriocin system secretion protein, with protein MLNQKRSIFRKESLERLSSPERLDQLMQVVSPRSWLPLVALGSIVGVAVIWSIYGRIPITVEGKGVLIYPSNVVPLQSKSAGQLMALNIKVGDVIKKGQVLATIDQAELRKQLQQQQAKLTQLESQDEAVGSLQGQRLQQEKRSQSQQSHYLQQRILELRTITPLLKTKGNTSIGQQRQGLQQRLLQAQALNPIFLQRMEIRRQFKKEGAISGDEALTAEQEYLQNLEKISDIQNQLKELDVKTTQTEKDYRENLSTISDLQAQLKELDSKQASVAQQDLESVTTRKKEIQEVKREIAQLEVQLGDNSQIISQYSGRILEITQTPGQVVEAGTRLATIEAENPKSKLIGVTYFPVAEGKKIKAGMTIQITPQTVKRERFGGIVANVTSISRFPITKEAAASEVGNAEVVEGLVSQQKDGLIQVFSDLEINSSTPSGYKWSSSTGPRLTVSSGTTTVARVKVEERAPITFVLPILRSVSGIY; from the coding sequence ATGTTAAACCAGAAGCGCAGTATATTTCGTAAAGAATCTCTGGAACGTCTATCTTCTCCTGAACGATTAGACCAACTCATGCAGGTAGTTAGCCCCAGAAGCTGGCTACCTCTTGTCGCCTTGGGTTCTATTGTCGGAGTAGCTGTTATCTGGAGCATTTATGGACGCATCCCCATCACCGTTGAGGGTAAAGGAGTACTGATTTACCCCAGCAATGTTGTGCCTCTGCAATCAAAAAGCGCTGGACAGTTAATGGCTCTCAATATCAAAGTTGGGGATGTCATCAAAAAAGGGCAAGTACTCGCAACAATTGACCAAGCGGAACTCCGTAAGCAATTGCAACAGCAACAAGCGAAACTCACGCAACTAGAGTCACAAGACGAAGCCGTTGGTTCACTGCAAGGGCAAAGACTACAACAAGAAAAGCGATCGCAATCCCAACAAAGTCACTACCTCCAACAACGTATACTAGAACTGCGAACCATCACACCTCTGCTCAAAACCAAAGGCAACACCTCAATTGGCCAGCAACGTCAAGGTTTACAGCAACGTCTTTTGCAAGCCCAAGCCTTGAACCCCATTTTCCTCCAAAGAATGGAAATTCGCAGACAATTCAAAAAAGAAGGCGCGATTTCTGGTGATGAAGCACTCACGGCTGAACAAGAATATTTGCAAAACCTGGAAAAAATCTCTGACATTCAAAATCAGTTGAAAGAACTGGATGTAAAAACGACTCAAACAGAAAAAGATTATCGTGAAAACTTGAGTACGATTTCTGATCTGCAAGCTCAGTTGAAAGAATTAGATAGCAAACAGGCTTCTGTGGCTCAACAAGACTTAGAAAGCGTTACTACCCGAAAAAAAGAGATTCAAGAAGTTAAGCGCGAAATTGCCCAATTAGAAGTGCAATTAGGTGACAACAGTCAAATCATTAGTCAATATAGTGGACGCATTTTAGAAATCACGCAGACACCAGGGCAGGTTGTTGAAGCTGGTACACGCTTGGCAACTATCGAGGCGGAGAACCCCAAAAGTAAGTTAATTGGTGTTACCTATTTCCCTGTAGCAGAAGGTAAGAAAATTAAAGCAGGGATGACAATCCAAATTACCCCCCAAACTGTCAAGCGGGAGCGATTTGGCGGTATTGTTGCCAATGTTACTAGTATCTCGCGCTTTCCGATTACAAAAGAAGCAGCTGCATCGGAGGTAGGTAATGCAGAGGTGGTGGAAGGTCTAGTATCTCAACAAAAAGATGGTTTGATACAAGTATTTTCTGACTTAGAGATAAATTCCAGCACCCCAAGCGGCTATAAATGGTCTTCTTCTACAGGGCCAAGGCTGACTGTTTCTTCTGGAACTACCACTGTTGCACGAGTCAAGGTAGAAGAACGCGCTCCCATCACTTTTGTTTTACCTATCTTGAGGTCTGTTAGTGGTATCTACTAA
- a CDS encoding NHLP family bacteriocin export ABC transporter peptidase/permease/ATPase subunit yields MVSTKSTLVTLFNPWQYLQKLLPSRSIRVKTPTLLQMEAVECGAAALGIILGYYGRTVPLPQLRQECGVSRDGSKASNMVKVARSYGLEAKGFKKELKQLWELRPPYIIFWNFNHFVVVEGWNKQRVYLNDPGTGPRHVSLQEFDEGYTGVVLVMEPGAEFVKGGRKPSMILSLAKRLQGAGDALIYCIVAGFFLTVVGLVIPVFSQVFVDDILVEGRQLWLRPLLVGMAIAAILQGSLTLLRLRYLRRLKIKLAVGMSSRFLWHILRLPVSFYAQRFSGEISNRTTLNDQVADVLAGRLATTIIDTFMVFFYALVMVQYDWVLTLIVVSFAAVNVLTLQLISRQRVDANQRLIQEYGKAAGVSIAALQSIETLKASGLESDFFSRWSGYYTKALNSQQELGVTNQTFSVLPTLLSALSSMLLLVVGGLRVMDGHLSIGMLIAFQGLMLNFQQPVNNLVNFGTTLQELEGNLIRLDDVLDNPIGEGAGGDGGVTSSSSPSSAYLVPKLQGYVELQNITFGYSRLEPPLIENFNLSIKPGQRVALVGGSGSGKSTVAKLVSGLYQPWAGEVYFDGKPREQIPQQLLTNSVAMVEQEILLFGGTVRDNLTLWDTTVPDKSLMRACVDAAIADVILSMSGGFDAELIEGAANLSGGQRQRLEIARALVNNPSILIMDEATSALYAETEQIIDRNLRRRGCTCIIVAHRLSTIRDCDQIIVLERGKVVQLGTHKELWQVDGAYSRLLGTQG; encoded by the coding sequence GTGGTATCTACTAAATCTACTTTAGTAACACTGTTTAATCCTTGGCAGTATTTACAAAAATTACTGCCGAGCAGAAGCATACGGGTAAAAACGCCCACTCTTCTACAAATGGAAGCAGTGGAATGTGGGGCTGCTGCTTTGGGAATTATTCTCGGTTACTATGGCCGAACTGTACCTTTACCACAACTGCGTCAGGAATGCGGAGTTTCCCGCGATGGCAGCAAAGCATCTAACATGGTGAAGGTTGCGAGAAGCTATGGACTCGAAGCTAAAGGCTTTAAAAAAGAACTCAAGCAATTGTGGGAACTGCGACCACCTTACATTATCTTTTGGAACTTCAACCACTTTGTTGTCGTAGAGGGGTGGAATAAACAGCGAGTTTATCTCAATGACCCCGGTACAGGCCCGCGCCATGTATCTTTACAGGAATTCGACGAGGGGTATACCGGAGTGGTGCTGGTAATGGAACCAGGCGCGGAGTTTGTCAAAGGTGGTCGTAAACCCAGCATGATTTTATCGCTGGCGAAAAGGTTACAAGGTGCTGGGGATGCCTTAATTTACTGCATAGTCGCGGGATTTTTCTTAACTGTAGTTGGGCTGGTAATACCAGTGTTTAGCCAAGTGTTTGTAGATGACATCTTGGTGGAGGGACGGCAATTATGGTTGCGTCCTTTGCTTGTGGGTATGGCGATCGCTGCTATACTCCAAGGATCGCTAACTTTACTACGGTTACGCTACCTGCGCCGCTTGAAAATCAAATTAGCTGTGGGTATGTCCAGCCGTTTCCTGTGGCATATCCTCCGCTTACCTGTGAGCTTTTACGCTCAACGATTTAGCGGAGAAATCAGTAATCGTACTACTCTCAATGACCAAGTAGCTGATGTTCTGGCGGGACGATTAGCAACTACAATCATCGATACATTTATGGTGTTTTTTTACGCCCTAGTCATGGTGCAATATGACTGGGTGCTGACCTTAATTGTAGTTAGCTTTGCTGCCGTGAATGTCTTAACTTTGCAACTAATTTCTCGTCAACGTGTAGACGCGAATCAACGATTGATTCAAGAATATGGTAAAGCTGCTGGTGTATCTATTGCCGCGCTTCAAAGTATAGAAACACTCAAAGCATCAGGGTTAGAGTCAGATTTCTTTTCCCGGTGGTCAGGTTATTACACTAAGGCTCTTAATTCCCAGCAGGAACTGGGGGTGACAAACCAGACATTCTCAGTATTACCCACGCTTTTATCCGCCCTTTCTTCAATGTTGTTGTTGGTTGTCGGTGGATTACGGGTTATGGATGGACATCTTAGCATCGGAATGCTTATAGCCTTTCAAGGTTTGATGCTTAACTTTCAGCAGCCTGTTAACAATCTGGTCAACTTTGGTACAACTCTTCAAGAACTGGAAGGTAATTTAATTCGCCTTGATGATGTGCTGGATAATCCCATTGGGGAGGGAGCAGGTGGAGATGGGGGAGTAACATCCTCCTCATCCCCCTCATCTGCTTATCTTGTTCCCAAATTGCAGGGATATGTTGAGTTGCAGAATATTACGTTTGGCTATAGCCGCCTGGAACCGCCACTGATTGAAAACTTTAACCTCTCAATTAAGCCGGGACAGCGAGTAGCTTTGGTAGGTGGAAGCGGTTCTGGGAAATCTACCGTTGCCAAACTTGTAAGCGGACTTTATCAACCTTGGGCGGGAGAAGTTTACTTTGATGGTAAACCTAGAGAGCAAATTCCCCAACAACTGCTTACAAATTCTGTTGCAATGGTGGAGCAGGAAATTTTGTTGTTTGGCGGTACGGTTAGAGATAATTTGACTCTGTGGGATACTACTGTACCAGATAAAAGCCTGATGCGGGCATGTGTTGATGCAGCGATCGCTGATGTAATCCTCTCTATGTCCGGTGGGTTTGATGCCGAACTTATAGAAGGTGCTGCAAATTTAAGTGGCGGTCAGCGACAACGCTTAGAAATCGCTCGTGCTTTAGTGAATAATCCTTCAATCCTGATCATGGATGAAGCCACCAGTGCCCTATATGCAGAGACAGAACAAATCATTGACCGGAATCTGCGCCGCCGAGGATGCACCTGTATAATTGTCGCTCATCGATTAAGCACCATCCGCGACTGCGATCAAATCATTGTCCTCGAACGTGGAAAGGTAGTACAACTTGGCACTCACAAAGAATTGTGGCAAGTCGATGGTGCATATTCGCGCTTGCTAGGCACCCAAGGGTAG
- a CDS encoding NHLP bacteriocin export ABC transporter permease/ATPase subunit, with product MLIQGQVYIVNGNEPILLDDPSRVWIIQSGSMALFAIIVKDGSIEGTRRYLCSISQGEALFGTADKFANQYRQILAVPIGETELLQIHKECYCELIASEDAKAIAWIENWLLQIGGVLSQITIPAIHVKAEGQSRFSLNNGQTFQPEAGVTCWVQLTQGTVRFLGFEELILTASTTPFPLTDKMWLEAVEGVQLTTKTTSEFQNSDILLAGLSQLHTQLLQCLNLLDERELQAEMIRLRDRQRLNRQVTAQAIGSLASTLSSQDGDFFNEGTPLLVAAGAVGRAMGVEVRPPSRSENLKRVKEPLEAIVRASRIRMRRVLLRDNWWEKDSGPLVAYTQQDNRPVALLPISATRYEIFDPVEHTRFRVDEHIAATLAPVAYMFYRSLPDKVLQAVDILRFTLKGRSPELLVILFTGIAVTLLGMLTPYATSIIIDNAIPDSDKGLLLQIGLGLLVAALGTGVFQLTQGFALLRIETAGDASTQAGVWDRLLCLPVSFFRQYTTGDIFSRVSSVSTISRRISGRTLINLLTSLFALFYLGQLFYYNYKLALIAVAFAIVAIAVTTVSGLLLLSKVRPLLELRGSIFGQTVQLINGISKLHIAGAEERAFAAWSKNYTRQIKLELSTQRVEDAVALFNTVMPILTNGVLFWFTIKLLESPQTSGVIEISLGTFLAFNTAFSNFTKGTTDLSNTVTEILQVLPQWQRTQPILSTIPEVDLCKADPGKLIGNISLEHITFRYRSDGPLTLDDVSISAAPGEFIALIGGSGSGKSTILRLLLGFETPIAGSIYYDGQDLSGLDIDAVRRQLGVVLQNGQLSSASIFENIAGGAQITLDEAWEAARMSGFAEDITAMPMQMHTVVSEGGGNLSGGQRQRLLIARALALKPRILLFDEATSALDNRTQAIVSESLDNLQVTRIAIAHRLSTIRNAHRIYVLQAGRVVQQGTFQELAAVEGLFAQLMSRQMA from the coding sequence ATGCTAATACAGGGGCAAGTTTATATAGTTAATGGCAATGAACCGATTCTACTGGATGACCCTTCACGGGTGTGGATAATTCAGTCTGGCTCTATGGCTTTGTTTGCCATTATAGTTAAAGATGGCTCTATTGAAGGGACACGCCGTTATCTGTGCAGTATTAGCCAAGGTGAAGCACTTTTCGGGACTGCTGATAAATTTGCTAATCAGTATCGTCAGATTTTGGCAGTTCCAATTGGTGAGACTGAATTACTGCAAATACATAAGGAATGTTACTGCGAGTTAATAGCCAGTGAGGATGCTAAGGCGATCGCCTGGATAGAAAATTGGTTATTACAAATTGGTGGTGTATTGTCCCAGATTACCATACCAGCAATTCATGTAAAAGCTGAGGGACAATCACGATTTTCCTTAAACAATGGTCAGACTTTTCAGCCAGAAGCAGGTGTCACCTGTTGGGTTCAACTTACTCAAGGCACTGTCCGCTTTCTGGGATTCGAGGAATTAATTTTAACCGCATCCACTACACCATTCCCTTTGACTGACAAAATGTGGCTAGAAGCAGTGGAAGGGGTGCAACTTACTACTAAGACTACTAGCGAATTCCAAAATTCAGATATCCTTCTAGCTGGGTTATCTCAACTGCATACTCAATTGCTACAATGCCTTAACCTGTTAGATGAACGAGAACTACAGGCAGAGATGATACGGTTGCGCGATCGCCAACGCCTGAATCGTCAAGTTACAGCGCAAGCTATAGGCTCTTTAGCATCAACATTAAGTTCCCAAGATGGAGACTTTTTCAATGAAGGTACTCCTTTGTTGGTTGCTGCTGGAGCCGTAGGGAGAGCTATGGGTGTAGAGGTTCGCCCCCCGTCTCGTTCTGAAAACCTCAAGCGAGTTAAGGAGCCATTAGAAGCAATTGTCCGGGCTTCACGTATCCGAATGCGGCGGGTACTATTGCGAGATAATTGGTGGGAGAAAGATTCTGGCCCCCTAGTTGCCTATACTCAGCAAGATAATCGACCAGTAGCACTGCTACCAATTAGTGCAACTCGTTATGAAATTTTTGACCCAGTTGAGCATACCCGTTTTCGAGTGGATGAGCATATAGCTGCAACACTGGCTCCTGTTGCCTATATGTTTTATCGCTCTCTACCTGATAAAGTACTGCAAGCTGTTGATATATTGCGGTTCACACTTAAAGGACGTAGCCCAGAACTGCTAGTAATTTTGTTTACAGGTATCGCCGTCACATTACTAGGGATGCTTACACCTTATGCCACATCAATTATCATAGATAACGCAATTCCTGATAGCGACAAGGGATTATTGCTACAAATAGGATTGGGACTACTTGTTGCAGCTTTGGGAACAGGTGTATTTCAGCTAACTCAGGGATTTGCTCTGCTGCGAATTGAAACGGCTGGGGATGCTTCCACTCAGGCTGGTGTCTGGGATCGGCTGCTCTGTTTACCAGTATCCTTTTTCCGACAGTACACAACCGGAGACATCTTCTCCCGCGTCTCATCTGTGAGTACGATCAGCCGACGAATCAGTGGGAGAACCCTAATTAATCTCCTTACCAGCCTGTTCGCACTGTTTTACTTAGGACAGTTATTTTATTACAACTATAAATTAGCTCTAATTGCAGTTGCATTTGCCATCGTTGCGATCGCAGTGACTACAGTCTCTGGTTTGCTATTGCTATCTAAGGTACGTCCACTTTTGGAACTGCGAGGCAGTATTTTTGGGCAGACGGTGCAACTAATTAATGGCATTTCCAAATTGCATATTGCTGGGGCAGAAGAACGTGCATTTGCAGCTTGGAGTAAAAACTATACTCGACAAATTAAGCTAGAGCTTAGTACACAAAGGGTTGAAGATGCTGTTGCGCTTTTTAATACAGTAATGCCCATATTAACGAATGGTGTGCTTTTCTGGTTTACTATTAAGCTGCTAGAAAGCCCTCAAACTTCAGGAGTTATTGAAATATCTCTTGGAACTTTCCTCGCTTTCAATACAGCTTTTAGTAACTTTACTAAGGGAACCACAGATTTGAGCAATACAGTTACTGAAATTCTGCAAGTTCTTCCCCAATGGCAACGCACCCAGCCTATTCTTTCGACTATACCAGAAGTGGATCTGTGCAAAGCTGATCCAGGCAAGCTGATTGGTAATATTTCTTTAGAACATATTACTTTCCGCTACCGTAGTGATGGCCCTCTGACGCTGGATGATGTGAGTATTTCTGCTGCTCCAGGAGAGTTTATTGCCTTAATAGGTGGTTCTGGCAGTGGTAAATCGACGATTCTACGATTGCTACTGGGATTTGAAACTCCAATTGCAGGTAGCATCTACTATGATGGTCAAGACTTATCTGGCTTAGATATAGATGCAGTCCGCCGGCAGTTGGGCGTTGTTTTACAAAATGGTCAGCTGAGTTCAGCTTCTATTTTCGAGAATATTGCAGGCGGCGCTCAGATTACTTTAGATGAAGCTTGGGAGGCGGCGCGGATGTCGGGATTCGCTGAGGATATCACCGCCATGCCAATGCAAATGCATACTGTCGTGAGTGAAGGAGGCGGTAATCTTTCTGGAGGACAACGACAACGGTTGTTAATTGCTCGCGCTCTGGCATTAAAACCCCGGATCTTGCTATTTGATGAGGCTACCAGTGCGCTCGATAACAGAACCCAGGCGATTGTTAGTGAAAGTTTAGATAACTTACAAGTTACCAGAATTGCGATCGCTCACCGACTAAGCACTATCCGCAACGCTCACCGCATTTATGTACTCCAGGCAGGTCGAGTTGTACAACAAGGGACTTTTCAAGAGTTAGCTGCTGTTGAGGGGCTATTTGCCCAGTTAATGTCTAGGCAAATGGCGTAG
- a CDS encoding WGR domain-containing protein, whose amino-acid sequence MEIYLVFVDAIQNSNKFWAAIVEDSNLTVQWGRVGYKAQTKVHPLGNHQRAVSKFNNLVAEKTMKGYRRSQSQIDSNCEVSEINRAIELLEIIRPCVEQRNFSVAYINALNQYLKIVPTPLGMQIELYRVYRSVEDVDYQMGLLNSLLATPAPIAVAVAVSHAPEATVETAVVSLKTISKNFWRHL is encoded by the coding sequence ATGGAAATCTATTTAGTCTTTGTTGATGCTATCCAGAACAGCAATAAGTTCTGGGCGGCCATTGTCGAAGATAGTAACTTAACAGTGCAGTGGGGCAGAGTCGGTTATAAAGCTCAAACCAAAGTCCATCCATTAGGCAATCATCAAAGAGCCGTTAGCAAATTCAACAATCTGGTAGCCGAAAAGACGATGAAAGGCTACAGAAGAAGTCAGTCACAAATCGATAGTAATTGTGAAGTTTCTGAAATCAACAGAGCGATTGAATTACTAGAGATTATTCGTCCTTGTGTAGAGCAGAGAAATTTCTCAGTTGCTTATATCAATGCCCTAAATCAATATCTGAAGATTGTCCCAACACCTTTGGGTATGCAAATTGAACTATACAGGGTATATCGCTCAGTAGAAGATGTTGATTATCAAATGGGATTACTCAATTCTCTGTTAGCGACACCTGCACCAATTGCTGTTGCGGTTGCTGTTAGTCATGCCCCTGAAGCAACAGTAGAAACGGCAGTTGTCAGTCTTAAGACTATCAGTAAGAACTTCTGGCGGCATTTATAA